The following proteins come from a genomic window of Bacteroidales bacterium:
- a CDS encoding FtsL-like putative cell division protein, with protein MKNEIKVQPQQQKKRVVNKRARSMVAIFQSIIDGTFLTKENFVKQLPFLLFIVLIALSYIANTYYTEKIVRKIDKTKNELKELRSEYITVKSNYMNKSKQSEVAKIIEEKNLGIKEALDAPKKIISDRKEKLEENI; from the coding sequence ATGAAAAACGAAATAAAAGTACAACCGCAGCAACAAAAAAAACGTGTAGTAAACAAACGTGCGAGAAGTATGGTTGCCATTTTTCAAAGCATAATTGACGGAACATTTTTAACAAAAGAAAATTTTGTAAAACAACTGCCCTTCCTGCTTTTTATTGTTTTAATTGCTCTTTCCTACATAGCAAATACTTATTACACCGAAAAAATTGTGAGAAAAATTGATAAAACAAAAAATGAACTTAAGGAATTGCGCTCGGAGTACATTACTGTAAAATCCAATTATATGAATAAAAGCAAACAATCCGAAGTGGCAAAAATAATTGAGGAAAAAAATCTTGGTATTAAAGAAGCTCTTGACGCACCAAAAAAAATAATATCGGATAGAAAAGAAAAACTCGAAGAAAATATTTAG
- a CDS encoding penicillin-binding protein: protein MLRIYSIYFIVCIIAFVIVGKLIQIQFIEGDALREKSKIFSLRYKNIEATRGNIIASDGSLLATSVPIYEIRMDVMSDALTDEVFYSGLDSLSMCLSELFKDKTPKQYKKYIIKARKSDERYLLLKRGARYDEMIKLKTFPLFRLGRYKGGFIAILDTKKREHPYDMLAARTIGFYRENYRVGIEGAFNEYLEGVSGKRLMQRIAPDVWMPVNDEEEIESKDGCDIITTIDVNFQDVAENSLLKQMDSVKADYGCVVLMEVKTGEIKSIVNLSRDKNGKCIEVDNYATRVRSDPGSTFKLMSMVAAMEDGCVKDLNEKFDIGSGKYIFGKGDTVRDSHEAAYGIKTIEEIFEMSSNVGVAKIIDKYYRNNKKKYYNRLMKMGLGDTLSIDIEEKAPLLKPPPYPDVSLHRMAYGYEVELTPLQILTFYNAIANGGVKVRPMLVKEIRQTGKVIKKVKPEILNEKMCSKETVEKAKEMLEGVVQKGTARNLLKNFHIKIAGKTGTAKVIENGKYVKKYRSSFVGYFPADNPLYSCIVVINNPQGVYYGSLVAGPVFKEIAEKVYSNRFELHDEIDTNKNVKLPVAKAGYQNDILKIYSKLGYNCKPVYSAWVVPSVKDSIIDFLPKIISKNVVPNVVGMDIQNAIFILESKGLKVKFQGKGIVKNQSVESGTKIIKGSQIRLTLSNEV, encoded by the coding sequence ATGCTTAGAATTTACTCGATTTATTTTATCGTTTGTATAATAGCATTTGTTATTGTCGGAAAGCTTATTCAGATTCAGTTTATTGAAGGCGACGCATTGAGAGAAAAATCAAAAATATTCTCATTAAGATATAAAAACATTGAAGCGACGCGTGGAAATATTATTGCAAGCGATGGAAGTTTGCTCGCCACATCTGTCCCCATTTATGAAATAAGAATGGATGTGATGTCCGATGCTTTAACCGATGAAGTTTTTTATTCGGGTTTGGATTCTTTGTCAATGTGTCTCTCCGAACTTTTCAAAGATAAAACACCAAAACAGTATAAAAAATATATAATAAAAGCGAGAAAAAGCGACGAGAGATATTTACTGCTCAAAAGAGGTGCCCGCTATGATGAAATGATAAAATTAAAAACTTTTCCGCTTTTCAGATTGGGCAGATACAAAGGAGGATTTATAGCTATACTTGATACGAAAAAACGCGAACATCCCTATGATATGCTTGCAGCAAGAACTATCGGATTTTACAGGGAAAATTATCGTGTCGGTATTGAAGGTGCATTTAATGAATATCTCGAAGGAGTGAGCGGAAAAAGATTGATGCAAAGAATTGCTCCGGATGTTTGGATGCCTGTTAATGATGAAGAAGAAATTGAAAGTAAAGACGGCTGCGATATAATTACAACTATTGATGTGAATTTTCAGGATGTTGCTGAAAATTCACTTTTAAAACAAATGGATTCGGTTAAAGCAGATTATGGTTGCGTAGTACTTATGGAAGTAAAAACCGGTGAAATCAAATCCATTGTTAATCTTTCGAGAGACAAGAACGGAAAATGCATTGAAGTAGATAACTATGCAACGCGTGTAAGAAGTGACCCCGGCTCCACTTTCAAGTTAATGTCAATGGTGGCTGCCATGGAAGATGGTTGCGTGAAAGATTTGAATGAAAAATTTGATATTGGCTCCGGAAAATATATTTTCGGAAAAGGTGATACAGTGCGTGATTCACACGAAGCCGCTTATGGAATTAAAACTATTGAGGAAATTTTCGAGATGTCATCAAATGTTGGTGTTGCAAAAATCATTGATAAATATTACAGAAATAATAAAAAGAAATATTATAACAGGTTAATGAAAATGGGATTAGGCGACACTTTGAGCATTGATATTGAGGAGAAGGCGCCTTTATTAAAACCCCCACCCTATCCTGATGTTTCGTTGCACAGAATGGCTTATGGCTACGAAGTTGAATTAACCCCTTTGCAGATATTGACTTTTTACAATGCAATTGCAAATGGCGGAGTTAAAGTAAGACCGATGCTTGTGAAAGAAATAAGGCAAACAGGAAAAGTTATTAAAAAAGTTAAACCTGAAATTCTGAATGAAAAAATGTGCTCAAAGGAAACCGTTGAAAAAGCAAAAGAAATGCTTGAAGGAGTTGTACAAAAGGGAACAGCAAGAAATTTACTGAAAAATTTCCATATTAAAATTGCAGGAAAAACAGGTACAGCAAAAGTTATTGAAAACGGAAAATATGTAAAAAAATACCGCTCTTCTTTTGTCGGATATTTTCCTGCTGATAATCCTTTGTATTCATGTATTGTGGTTATTAATAATCCTCAAGGTGTTTATTACGGAAGCTTGGTTGCAGGTCCGGTTTTTAAAGAAATTGCCGAAAAGGTTTATTCAAATAGGTTCGAATTGCATGACGAGATTGACACAAATAAAAATGTAAAATTGCCTGTTGCAAAAGCAGGATATCAAAACGATATTTTGAAAATTTACAGTAAACTCGGATATAATTGCAAACCGGTATATTCAGCATGGGTAGTTCCTTCTGTAAAAGATTCCATAATAGATTTTTTACCAAAAATTATTTCAAAAAACGTTGTTCCAAATGTTGTAGGAATGGACATTCAGAATGCAATTTTTATTCTTGAAAGTAAAGGATTGAAAGTAAAATTTCAAGGAAAAGGAATTGTAAAAAATCAGTCGGTTGAATCCGGAACAAAGATAATTAAAGGTAGTCAGATAAGATTAACTCTTTCAAATGAGGTTTAA
- a CDS encoding LptF/LptG family permease, which yields MKIIDKYIIKKFLGTFIFAISVIMVIVVVFDISENIEDFISNHAPLKEIIFVFYANFLPYFINLFSPLIIFISVIIFTGRMAYNTEIVAILSNGISFKRLMLPYLISSICVCTLSFCLMNFVIPNSNSKRIKFEDTYIRRSNKSYGINFHKQVSPGTFIYLDNFNRDNNTGYQFFIEKIEKNVLKSKLSASTIRWDSLRNHWILENYVLRKFNGMNESLIKGVRLDTVFEFTSKDFKTKIQDLDGMNFNELNKFIREEKAKGNEKIVFYEVEKHKRTAYPFATVILTFIGFSLSSRKVRGGIGMHIGAGIVISFAYILFMQISVTFATNSNLPALIAVWIPNTMFGILGLYLMRTAPK from the coding sequence ATGAAGATTATAGATAAATACATTATTAAAAAATTTCTCGGCACTTTTATTTTTGCAATATCAGTTATAATGGTAATAGTTGTTGTATTTGATATTTCCGAAAATATTGAAGATTTTATCAGCAATCATGCGCCTTTAAAAGAAATAATTTTTGTTTTTTATGCCAACTTTCTTCCATATTTTATTAATCTTTTCAGTCCGTTGATAATTTTTATTTCCGTAATTATATTTACCGGCAGAATGGCATATAATACCGAGATTGTGGCAATATTAAGTAATGGAATAAGTTTTAAACGTCTCATGCTGCCTTATCTGATTTCATCAATTTGTGTTTGCACACTTTCATTTTGCCTGATGAATTTTGTTATTCCCAATTCAAACAGCAAGAGAATAAAATTTGAAGATACATATATAAGAAGGTCAAATAAATCTTATGGAATAAATTTTCATAAACAGGTTTCTCCCGGAACATTTATTTATCTTGATAATTTTAATCGCGATAATAATACCGGTTACCAGTTTTTTATTGAAAAAATTGAAAAAAATGTTTTGAAATCAAAATTAAGTGCAAGTACAATAAGATGGGATAGTTTAAGAAATCATTGGATACTTGAAAATTATGTTCTGCGAAAATTCAACGGGATGAATGAGTCGTTAATAAAAGGCGTACGGCTTGATACCGTTTTTGAATTTACCTCTAAGGATTTCAAAACAAAAATTCAGGACCTTGACGGAATGAATTTTAATGAACTTAATAAATTTATAAGAGAAGAAAAAGCAAAAGGAAATGAAAAAATTGTTTTTTACGAAGTTGAAAAACATAAAAGAACTGCTTATCCGTTTGCTACAGTAATATTGACTTTCATCGGGTTTTCTCTTTCAAGCCGCAAAGTGAGAGGCGGTATAGGAATGCACATAGGAGCAGGAATTGTAATTAGTTTTGCTTATATTTTATTTATGCAGATATCTGTTACATTTGCTACAAATAGCAACCTTCCCGCATTAATCGCAGTGTGGATTCCTAATACTATGTTCGGAATACTCGGACTTTATCTGATGAGAACTGCTCCGAAATAA
- a CDS encoding UDP-3-O-(3-hydroxymyristoyl)glucosamine N-acyltransferase: MKFKRVYKLKEIAKLISAKYEGNPEHKITGINEIHMVSAGDITFVDHPKYYAQALNSKATTIIIDKKVDCPKGKALLFSDDPFRDYNNIIKKFIKFEKHKKQISRTAKIGKNTIIEPSVFLGNNIKIGSNCIIHPNVCIYDNVVIGNNVILHSGVVIGADAFYYKRRPNNYDKLLSCGSVIIEDDVEIGANSTIDKGVSANTIIGKGTKIDNLVQIGHDTIIGKNCILASQVGIAGVTTIEDNVILWGQVGVSKDLTIGEGAVVYAKSGVHKSLKANTKYFGIPVKEADEKMKELIYIGRLPKLFEKNKNFKNLAE; this comes from the coding sequence ATGAAATTCAAACGTGTTTATAAATTAAAGGAAATTGCAAAACTCATTAGTGCAAAATACGAAGGAAATCCTGAACATAAAATTACAGGCATTAACGAAATACACATGGTTTCTGCCGGTGATATAACTTTTGTTGACCATCCAAAATATTACGCTCAAGCATTAAATTCAAAAGCAACAACAATAATAATTGATAAGAAAGTAGATTGCCCAAAAGGAAAAGCACTGCTCTTTTCCGATGACCCATTCAGAGATTACAATAATATTATTAAAAAATTTATAAAATTCGAAAAGCACAAAAAGCAAATAAGCAGAACCGCAAAAATAGGCAAAAACACAATTATTGAACCCAGTGTTTTTCTTGGAAATAATATTAAAATAGGCAGCAACTGCATAATTCATCCAAATGTTTGCATTTACGATAATGTTGTAATAGGAAATAATGTAATTCTTCATTCCGGCGTTGTAATTGGTGCTGATGCATTTTATTACAAACGTCGCCCCAATAATTACGATAAATTGCTTTCATGTGGAAGTGTTATTATTGAAGATGATGTTGAAATAGGCGCCAACTCTACAATTGACAAAGGTGTTTCAGCAAATACAATTATCGGCAAAGGAACAAAAATTGACAATCTCGTACAAATAGGACATGATACTATTATAGGTAAAAATTGCATACTCGCTTCACAGGTTGGAATTGCAGGTGTAACAACAATCGAAGATAATGTGATTCTGTGGGGACAAGTTGGCGTAAGCAAGGATTTAACTATCGGCGAAGGTGCAGTTGTTTATGCAAAATCGGGTGTTCACAAATCGCTTAAAGCGAATACAAAATATTTCGGTATTCCCGTTAAGGAGGCAGATGAAAAAATGAAAGAGTTGATTTATATTGGCAGACTTCCTAAACTTTTTGAAAAAAATAAAAATTTTAAAAATCTCGCAGAGTAA
- a CDS encoding UDP-N-acetylmuramoyl-L-alanyl-D-glutamate--2,6-diaminopimelate ligase, which translates to MYRNLNDILKGIKSEKIIGDLNKNIAEITFDSRKIVKDTLFIASKGTKSNGHDFIKMAKENGASAVVCEIIPEEINKNITYIKVVNSSKATGELASNFYDNPSSKLKLIGVTGTNGKTTIATLLFRMFRNFGHNAGLLSTVKNMINDEIFSATHTTPDAIVINQLLKQMVDEGCEYCFMEVSSHAVVQNRISGLTFAGGIFTNITHDHLDYHKTFEEYIKAKKGLFDFLPATAFALTNIDDRNGEVMLQNTAALKKTYSLKSFSDFKCKILESGLDGQLLNIDGAEVWCKLIGKFNAYNLLAIYSSAILLGKEKIEVLKELSGLSAVEGRFQYVKSENNILGIVDYAHTPDALKNVISTINEIRDGSKKLITVVGCGGDRDSKKRPIMAKIACEGSTKVILTSDNPRSEEPETIINEMQSGIDITDRKKVLTIVNRKEAIRTACHLADSGDIILVAGKGHENYQEIKGVKYPFDDLQILEEILEIKPN; encoded by the coding sequence ATGTATAGAAATTTAAATGACATATTAAAAGGAATAAAATCCGAAAAAATCATAGGGGATTTAAATAAAAACATTGCTGAAATTACATTTGATTCACGCAAGATTGTTAAAGACACTTTATTTATTGCAAGTAAAGGAACTAAATCCAATGGACATGATTTTATAAAAATGGCTAAAGAAAATGGTGCATCAGCAGTTGTTTGTGAAATTATTCCGGAAGAAATAAATAAAAATATCACATATATAAAAGTTGTAAACAGCAGTAAAGCAACCGGAGAACTCGCTTCAAATTTTTATGATAATCCATCATCAAAATTAAAATTAATAGGTGTAACCGGAACAAACGGTAAAACTACAATTGCAACACTGCTTTTCAGAATGTTCAGGAATTTCGGACATAATGCAGGACTATTATCAACAGTTAAAAACATGATTAATGATGAAATATTTTCTGCAACTCATACAACTCCCGATGCAATTGTTATAAATCAATTATTGAAACAAATGGTTGATGAGGGTTGTGAATATTGTTTCATGGAAGTAAGTTCACATGCAGTTGTTCAAAACAGAATTTCAGGATTGACATTTGCAGGCGGAATTTTTACAAATATCACACACGACCACCTCGATTATCATAAAACATTTGAAGAATACATAAAAGCAAAAAAAGGACTTTTCGATTTTCTTCCTGCAACTGCTTTCGCTCTGACAAATATAGATGACAGGAACGGCGAAGTGATGCTTCAGAATACTGCGGCGTTGAAAAAAACATACAGCTTAAAATCATTTTCCGATTTCAAATGCAAAATACTTGAAAGCGGTCTTGACGGACAGCTTTTAAATATTGATGGTGCAGAAGTATGGTGCAAACTTATCGGCAAATTCAACGCTTACAACCTGCTTGCAATATATTCTTCTGCAATTTTACTCGGTAAAGAGAAAATAGAAGTATTGAAAGAATTAAGCGGTTTGAGTGCAGTTGAAGGAAGGTTTCAATATGTCAAATCCGAAAATAATATTCTCGGAATAGTTGATTATGCTCATACTCCCGACGCATTAAAAAATGTAATTTCAACAATTAACGAAATACGCGATGGAAGTAAAAAGCTGATAACCGTTGTCGGCTGCGGCGGAGACAGGGATTCAAAAAAGCGTCCGATAATGGCAAAAATTGCCTGCGAAGGAAGCACGAAAGTAATACTGACTTCCGACAATCCGCGTTCAGAAGAACCTGAAACCATAATTAATGAAATGCAAAGCGGAATTGACATTACCGACAGAAAGAAAGTTTTAACAATAGTGAACAGAAAAGAAGCAATCAGAACAGCTTGTCATTTGGCAGATTCAGGCGATATAATTCTGGTTGCGGGAAAAGGTCACGAAAATTATCAGGAAATAAAAGGAGTTAAATATCCTTTTGATGACCTGCAGATACTTGAAGAAATTCTAGAAATAAAACCCAATTAA
- the mraY gene encoding phospho-N-acetylmuramoyl-pentapeptide-transferase, translating into MFYYLFHSLQKCCNVPGAGVFQYISFRAAMAVITSLLISLFIGKKIINFLRKKQVGETVRDLGLEGQIQKQGTPTMGGLIILASILIPVILFAKLHNIYIILMLVTTVWLGVIGFLDDYIKVFKKDKKGLQGKSKILGQIGLGLIVGSLLYFSPDVVIKEKLKTPKKIVAINSAKPLENTNFNPLYSRAETKSTKTTTPFLKNNEFDYSIIISWLGGNYKKWAFLIFIPFVIFIVTAVSNGANMTDGLDGLATGTSAIMGVTLGVLAYVSGNTVFANYLNIMYIPNAGELVVFIAAFVGACVGFLWYNTYPAQVFMGDTGSLTLGGMIAVFAVAIRKELLIPILCGIFLVENISVMLQVAYFKYTKRKTGEGRRIFRMAPLHHHFQLEGYHESKIVTRFWIIGIMLAIITIVTLKIR; encoded by the coding sequence ATGTTTTATTATTTATTCCATAGTTTGCAAAAATGCTGTAATGTGCCCGGAGCAGGTGTATTTCAATACATCTCTTTCAGAGCGGCAATGGCAGTTATCACTTCATTGTTGATTTCTTTGTTTATAGGAAAAAAAATAATAAACTTCCTTAGAAAAAAACAAGTTGGCGAAACAGTAAGAGATTTGGGACTTGAAGGTCAAATTCAAAAACAGGGAACTCCAACAATGGGTGGATTGATAATACTTGCCTCAATTCTTATACCGGTTATTTTATTTGCAAAACTTCATAATATTTATATAATATTAATGCTTGTAACAACCGTATGGCTCGGTGTTATTGGCTTTTTAGATGATTATATAAAAGTATTCAAGAAAGATAAAAAAGGTCTTCAGGGTAAATCTAAAATTCTCGGGCAAATCGGACTCGGCTTGATTGTTGGCAGTTTACTTTATTTTAGCCCCGATGTTGTTATAAAAGAAAAATTAAAAACACCGAAAAAGATTGTTGCCATTAATTCGGCAAAGCCCCTTGAAAACACAAATTTCAATCCTTTATATTCAAGAGCAGAAACAAAATCAACGAAAACAACAACTCCGTTTCTTAAAAATAATGAATTTGATTATTCAATTATTATTTCATGGCTTGGTGGGAACTATAAAAAATGGGCATTTTTAATTTTTATTCCTTTTGTAATATTTATTGTTACCGCAGTTTCAAACGGGGCAAACATGACTGATGGCTTGGATGGCTTGGCTACCGGAACTTCAGCAATAATGGGTGTTACGCTTGGTGTTCTTGCTTATGTGTCGGGTAATACTGTTTTTGCAAATTATCTGAACATTATGTATATCCCCAATGCAGGTGAACTTGTTGTTTTTATAGCCGCATTTGTTGGCGCATGTGTCGGCTTTTTGTGGTACAATACATATCCCGCACAGGTATTTATGGGCGATACAGGTAGCCTTACACTCGGTGGAATGATTGCAGTATTTGCTGTTGCTATCCGAAAAGAGCTCCTTATACCCATACTATGCGGAATATTTTTAGTTGAAAATATTTCAGTGATGTTACAGGTTGCATATTTTAAATATACAAAAAGAAAAACCGGTGAAGGCAGGAGAATTTTCAGGATGGCACCGCTGCATCATCACTTCCAGTTGGAAGGATATCACGAATCCAAAATAGTTACGAGATTTTGGATAATAGGAATAATGCTCGCAATAATAACAATAGTTACTTTAAAAATAAGATAA
- a CDS encoding putative LPS assembly protein LptD: MHPKHNILIFLIFNIAFLSAIGNAIAQDISKNPVRKNIVADTLKKDTSSLISKDAIKTDIEYTSSDSIVFDLSEKKAYLFKNAEINYEKINLKSGYIEINFDTNTVYAKALKDSTGKEKEKPLFTDDKGESFTSETMKYNFKTKKGLIKNIFTEQGDGYMHGLTVKKDKQDVTCVKRGSYTTCNLEHPHFAIEFGKAKVIPDDKIVTGPAYLSVEDVPTPLAVPFGFFPNKKGRKSGILVPGYGESATRGFFLENGGYYFGLSDYFDASLRGDIYTRGSWGVKLSSNYKLRYKFDGLIDLKYANDVIGDLDLPDHAIQKNFLINWRHNQDPKARPSSRFSANVQMGSVKYNRLNSYNPTNYLSNNYMSNVSYNKSWKFGNLSLGFSHRQTLQDTSIFISFPELAFNANRFYPFKNKSRVGAARWYQSIGASYILNSRSELNTKDTLLFKPGIFSKIQSGIKHSIPISTSFKIFKYFNLTPTFNYNERWYFKTIRKRWVDTLVNGSDTIVHFVKTDTIEKFNTERDFNFSANLTTKIYGMLQFKKGFIQAIRHVITPSVGFFYCPDFGAEKWGYYKTVKSDITGNTEKYSIYEGTMYGSPPASKSGSVNFSLSNNLEMKVRTPKDTVNPVKKVVLIENFTISNSYDLAKDSLNWSKIIMSGHTRLLKNIDITYSSIWDPYIIDSTGKNLNKFEWDKNHRLIRLTNTDWNLGLNWNLSKKTKKDKKKTSKEATAEEINNIYSNYDDYIDFDNPWTLNLAYNMRYTKTHIPKVTPKETLIQTFSFRGDLSITEKWKVGFTSGYDFKTNKFSYTSIDFYRDLHCWELKFNWIPFGFRKSYLFTINVKSSVMQDLKLTKKRDWRDL; this comes from the coding sequence TTGCATCCAAAACATAACATATTAATTTTTTTAATATTTAATATTGCTTTTCTTTCGGCTATTGGCAATGCAATAGCTCAGGATATTTCAAAAAATCCGGTAAGAAAAAATATAGTCGCCGATACTTTGAAAAAAGACACTTCAAGTTTGATTTCCAAAGATGCTATAAAAACCGACATTGAATATACATCAAGTGATTCTATTGTGTTTGACTTATCCGAAAAAAAAGCATACCTTTTTAAAAATGCCGAAATAAATTATGAAAAAATAAACTTAAAATCGGGATATATTGAAATTAATTTTGATACTAATACCGTTTATGCAAAAGCATTAAAAGACAGCACAGGCAAAGAAAAAGAGAAACCCTTATTTACCGATGACAAAGGTGAAAGCTTTACTTCCGAAACAATGAAATATAATTTCAAAACTAAGAAAGGATTAATTAAAAATATTTTTACCGAACAGGGTGATGGATATATGCATGGGCTTACGGTTAAAAAGGATAAACAAGATGTAACATGTGTGAAAAGGGGCTCATATACAACCTGCAATCTGGAACATCCTCATTTTGCAATAGAATTTGGCAAAGCAAAAGTTATTCCCGACGATAAAATTGTTACGGGTCCCGCGTACCTCAGTGTCGAAGATGTACCGACACCACTTGCTGTTCCCTTTGGTTTTTTTCCAAATAAAAAAGGAAGAAAATCAGGAATTTTAGTTCCAGGTTATGGTGAATCGGCAACAAGAGGTTTCTTTCTTGAAAATGGAGGTTATTATTTCGGATTGAGTGATTATTTTGATGCTTCTTTGAGAGGTGATATTTATACGCGCGGAAGTTGGGGTGTAAAATTGAGTTCAAATTATAAATTACGTTATAAATTCGATGGATTGATAGATTTGAAATATGCAAACGATGTAATCGGTGATTTGGATTTGCCCGACCATGCAATTCAAAAAAACTTTTTAATAAACTGGCGTCATAATCAGGACCCGAAAGCACGCCCTTCAAGCCGGTTTTCGGCAAATGTTCAAATGGGTTCAGTAAAATATAATCGCCTGAATTCTTACAATCCGACAAATTATTTATCGAATAATTATATGTCAAACGTTTCATATAATAAAAGTTGGAAATTTGGAAATCTATCACTTGGTTTCAGCCACAGGCAGACTTTGCAAGATACCAGCATTTTTATAAGTTTTCCGGAACTTGCTTTTAACGCAAACCGATTTTATCCTTTTAAAAATAAATCACGTGTCGGTGCTGCCAGATGGTACCAATCAATCGGCGCAAGTTATATTTTAAATTCAAGAAGCGAACTAAATACAAAAGATACTTTATTATTTAAACCCGGTATTTTTTCAAAAATACAAAGTGGCATAAAACACAGCATTCCTATAAGCACTTCTTTTAAAATTTTTAAATATTTTAATTTAACACCAACATTTAATTATAATGAAAGATGGTATTTCAAAACTATACGAAAAAGATGGGTTGATACTTTAGTTAACGGTTCTGATACAATTGTGCACTTTGTTAAAACCGATACAATCGAAAAATTTAATACAGAGAGAGATTTCAATTTTTCGGCAAATCTGACAACAAAAATTTACGGAATGCTTCAATTTAAAAAGGGCTTCATTCAGGCGATAAGACATGTAATTACACCATCTGTCGGATTTTTTTATTGTCCTGATTTCGGAGCAGAAAAATGGGGATATTATAAAACCGTGAAAAGTGATATTACCGGAAACACAGAAAAATATTCAATATATGAGGGAACAATGTATGGTTCTCCACCCGCAAGCAAATCGGGAAGTGTAAATTTCAGCTTGTCAAATAATCTCGAAATGAAAGTCAGAACTCCCAAGGATACCGTTAATCCTGTGAAGAAAGTTGTATTAATTGAAAACTTTACTATTTCAAATTCTTATGACCTTGCAAAAGATTCATTGAACTGGTCGAAAATAATTATGAGCGGACATACCCGTCTTTTAAAAAATATTGATATCACTTACAGCAGTATTTGGGATCCTTATATCATTGATTCTACAGGAAAAAATCTTAACAAATTCGAATGGGATAAAAACCATCGGCTTATCCGACTTACAAATACCGATTGGAACCTCGGACTTAACTGGAACTTATCTAAAAAAACAAAAAAAGACAAAAAGAAAACAAGCAAAGAAGCAACAGCAGAAGAAATCAATAATATATACTCAAACTATGACGACTATATTGATTTTGATAACCCATGGACACTGAATCTTGCATACAACATGAGATATACTAAAACGCATATTCCAAAAGTTACACCTAAAGAAACACTTATTCAAACGTTTTCTTTCAGAGGAGATTTAAGCATAACTGAAAAATGGAAAGTAGGATTTACATCGGGATACGATTTTAAAACAAATAAATTCAGTTATACTTCAATAGATTTTTACCGCGATTTGCATTGCTGGGAATTAAAATTCAACTGGATTCCATTTGGATTTCGAAAGAGTTATTTGTTTACAATTAACGTAAAATCAAGTGTTATGCAGGATTTGAAACTCACCAAAAAACGCGACTGGCGCGATTTATAA
- the rsmH gene encoding 16S rRNA (cytosine(1402)-N(4))-methyltransferase RsmH: MTIKKIMYHKPVLLKEAIEGLNIKSDGIYVDVTFGGGGHSAEILKKLKKGKLIAFDQDEDAQKNKIDDEKLTLIKQNFRYMKNFLRLYNLIPVDGIIADLGISSHQIDSAERGFSFKYDGELDLRMSQQSPLNAKKIINEYSEESLKNIFFEYGEIRESAKLTKAIVQSRKNKTINKTDELKSVIEFLATKGKENTFFAKVFQALRIEVNNELGALKELLLQSSEVLKKGGRLAIISYHSLEDRLVKNFIKTGNFEGELKKDFYGNPVLLFNAINKKVILPDESEIMNNNRARSAKLRIAEKN, encoded by the coding sequence ATAACAATAAAAAAGATAATGTATCATAAACCTGTATTGTTGAAAGAAGCAATAGAAGGACTGAATATAAAGTCTGACGGAATATATGTAGATGTAACTTTCGGCGGCGGCGGACATTCGGCGGAGATTTTGAAAAAACTAAAAAAAGGAAAACTTATAGCATTTGACCAGGATGAAGATGCACAAAAAAATAAAATTGATGACGAGAAATTGACGTTGATAAAGCAAAATTTCAGATATATGAAGAACTTCCTGCGGTTGTATAATTTAATACCTGTTGACGGAATTATAGCAGACCTGGGAATATCATCTCACCAAATTGATTCAGCAGAAAGGGGTTTTTCATTCAAGTACGATGGAGAACTTGATTTAAGAATGTCGCAACAATCTCCATTAAATGCAAAAAAAATCATAAATGAATACTCTGAAGAAAGTTTAAAAAACATTTTTTTTGAATATGGTGAAATTAGAGAATCTGCGAAACTCACAAAGGCAATTGTTCAAAGCCGTAAAAATAAAACGATAAATAAAACAGATGAATTAAAAAGTGTAATTGAATTTTTAGCAACAAAAGGAAAAGAAAACACCTTTTTTGCTAAAGTATTTCAGGCATTGAGAATAGAAGTGAACAATGAACTGGGTGCGTTGAAAGAACTTCTGCTCCAAAGTTCTGAAGTTTTGAAAAAAGGCGGACGGCTTGCAATTATTTCTTATCATTCTTTAGAAGACCGGTTGGTAAAGAATTTTATTAAAACAGGAAATTTTGAGGGAGAATTAAAAAAAGATTTCTATGGAAATCCGGTTTTATTATTTAATGCAATTAATAAAAAAGTAATTCTACCCGATGAATCGGAAATAATGAATAATAACAGAGCTCGCAGTGCAAAGCTGAGAATTGCCGAAAAAAATTAA